One stretch of Roseimicrobium sp. ORNL1 DNA includes these proteins:
- a CDS encoding DUF58 domain-containing protein, translating into MSASTPKTTGPDLAALMRIRSLELRARLVMEGFSKGMHRSLQHGFSAEFSEYRQYVNGDDPRFIDWKVMARSDRCYVKKFEEETNLRCQLLMDVSASMAYGSKGYSKLDYAATLAATLALFLREQGDAAGITLFDERVLEHLPAQGRAGQWHALLLHLQKAHTTSRGTGTRFPLRALGEMIRRRALLVMFSDFLTPLDELERELGLLTAMQHDVVIFQVMDPAELEFPFEESAAFADSESGKKLLLEPSMVRKNYLAKLQAHLERLRKLCDRHGVEYRLIRTDRPLEEDLFDFLSARRNLTGRHRARPRHAA; encoded by the coding sequence ATGTCGGCCTCCACCCCAAAAACCACCGGTCCCGACCTCGCGGCGCTCATGCGCATCCGGTCGCTGGAGTTGCGGGCGCGATTGGTGATGGAGGGGTTCTCCAAGGGGATGCATCGCAGTTTGCAGCACGGATTTTCCGCGGAGTTCAGCGAGTACCGGCAGTATGTGAACGGAGATGATCCGCGCTTCATTGACTGGAAGGTGATGGCGCGGAGTGACCGGTGTTATGTGAAGAAGTTCGAGGAGGAGACGAATTTGCGCTGCCAGCTTCTGATGGATGTGAGTGCCTCCATGGCGTATGGATCGAAGGGATACAGCAAGCTCGACTATGCTGCGACACTTGCGGCAACGCTCGCGCTCTTCCTGAGAGAGCAGGGGGATGCCGCGGGCATCACGCTCTTTGATGAAAGGGTGCTGGAGCATCTACCGGCGCAGGGGCGCGCGGGGCAGTGGCATGCGTTGCTGCTCCATTTGCAGAAGGCGCATACGACCTCGCGAGGCACCGGCACTCGGTTCCCTCTTCGTGCCTTGGGAGAAATGATCCGCAGGCGTGCGTTGCTGGTGATGTTCTCGGATTTCCTCACGCCGCTGGATGAGCTGGAGCGCGAGCTTGGCCTGCTCACCGCCATGCAGCATGACGTGGTGATTTTTCAGGTGATGGATCCCGCCGAGCTGGAGTTTCCCTTTGAGGAGTCGGCTGCTTTTGCCGACAGCGAATCAGGGAAAAAGCTTTTGCTGGAGCCTTCCATGGTGCGGAAGAACTACCTCGCGAAGTTGCAGGCCCATCTCGAGCGGCTTCGCAAGCTCTGTGACCGGCATGGTGTGGAGTACCGACTCATTCGCACGGATCGGCCCCTGGAGGAGGATCTCTTCGATTTCCTCAGCGCACGCCGCAATCTTACCGGGCGCCATCGCGCCAGGCCGAGGCACGCCGCATGA
- a CDS encoding vWA domain-containing protein, producing the protein MNFLFPFFALAAAAVAIPILLHFRRQPPQKVVPFSSLMFLEQTPVPPKTKRKLEDWLLLALRCLALILLALMFSRPFLRSKQTTPAEGGVSWCILVDASASMRREGVWEQVEEKYGAALEKVGEADSLVVAVFDESPRLLLDHETWEHTPVGTRRIAASSVMQDVEPSWGGTNLGGALVFAAQQLTAEGSGKTGERRIVLISDMQEGAALEALQSSSWPEHVMVSVDVVDAAWKNNFTLSAAPAVVEEAAASLDAAPAQTNRENTDSVRVRVTSSRDNEVEKFSLQWATGGEVVEATVPSGGSRILSAPVRTNAGADGQLNLRGDAEPLDNHLFVAKPIARPARVVCVGHDLSREETASPLFYLSRALKPTAAFIPELVIVNPTELRGVNLQDADLVMLFGEAPAAARDILQTWVKAGGALLSVATVGNNGETLRALGAAPELKFKEVEDDALLENLDFAHPLLRTFAESGVRDFTRIRFWKHRAMEGMNGMQKATVIAKFDDGSPAWMEWPLEKGRVLAMSAGWQPSDSQLAVASKFVPLLYSVLDWAQGTAGNSPTLTVGDAIAAQSGWRGAVPVKRPDGKTVTWKVDEQKTYTATDVPGIYVIGEGDTARSVAVNLAPNEGRFAPMDVQRLADAGVKLKSAGPVSSGAAKDADAAAAERRVEDSEHEQRQKGWKILLLAALLVLLLETWLAGRRSKGSQSQPTTQAA; encoded by the coding sequence ATGAACTTCCTCTTCCCATTCTTTGCGCTGGCGGCGGCGGCGGTGGCCATCCCGATCCTGCTGCATTTCCGCAGGCAACCGCCGCAGAAGGTGGTGCCCTTCAGTTCGCTGATGTTCCTGGAGCAGACTCCGGTGCCGCCGAAAACGAAACGGAAGCTGGAGGACTGGCTATTACTCGCGCTGCGCTGCCTCGCCTTGATTCTGCTGGCGCTCATGTTCAGCCGCCCGTTCCTGCGTTCGAAGCAGACCACGCCTGCGGAAGGTGGCGTGAGCTGGTGCATCCTGGTGGATGCGAGTGCCTCCATGCGGCGCGAGGGTGTCTGGGAGCAGGTGGAGGAGAAGTATGGCGCTGCCCTGGAAAAGGTGGGCGAAGCGGACTCGCTGGTGGTGGCGGTGTTCGATGAGAGTCCACGGCTGCTGCTGGATCATGAGACGTGGGAACACACGCCGGTGGGCACACGGCGCATTGCTGCATCCTCGGTCATGCAGGACGTGGAGCCCTCGTGGGGCGGTACGAACTTGGGTGGAGCGCTGGTGTTCGCCGCACAGCAACTCACTGCGGAAGGCAGCGGGAAAACGGGTGAGAGACGCATCGTTCTGATTTCAGACATGCAGGAGGGCGCGGCGCTGGAAGCATTGCAATCCTCCTCCTGGCCCGAGCACGTGATGGTGTCTGTCGATGTGGTTGATGCAGCATGGAAAAACAATTTCACGCTGTCTGCGGCACCCGCCGTGGTTGAGGAAGCTGCAGCGTCCCTGGATGCGGCGCCTGCCCAGACCAATCGGGAAAATACTGACTCGGTGCGTGTACGCGTCACCAGCAGCCGGGACAACGAAGTGGAAAAGTTCTCCCTGCAATGGGCGACTGGTGGCGAGGTGGTGGAGGCCACGGTGCCATCCGGTGGCAGCCGCATCCTGAGCGCGCCGGTGCGGACGAATGCGGGTGCTGATGGACAACTGAACCTCCGTGGTGACGCAGAGCCGCTCGACAATCACCTGTTCGTGGCCAAGCCCATCGCGCGGCCCGCACGGGTGGTGTGCGTGGGCCATGATTTGTCGCGCGAAGAGACGGCGTCGCCGTTGTTCTATCTCTCTCGCGCGCTGAAGCCGACTGCGGCATTCATCCCGGAGTTGGTGATTGTGAACCCGACAGAATTGCGAGGGGTGAACTTGCAGGATGCTGACCTGGTCATGCTCTTTGGTGAGGCTCCTGCGGCGGCGCGGGACATTCTGCAGACTTGGGTGAAGGCCGGTGGCGCGCTGTTGAGTGTGGCTACCGTGGGAAACAATGGTGAGACGTTGCGTGCATTGGGCGCAGCACCAGAGTTGAAGTTCAAGGAGGTGGAGGACGATGCCCTGCTGGAGAATCTGGACTTCGCGCACCCTCTGCTGCGGACGTTTGCGGAGTCGGGTGTGCGGGATTTCACGCGCATCCGGTTTTGGAAGCACCGGGCCATGGAGGGCATGAATGGCATGCAGAAGGCCACGGTGATTGCGAAGTTCGACGATGGCTCTCCCGCGTGGATGGAGTGGCCGCTGGAGAAGGGGCGCGTGCTGGCGATGAGTGCCGGGTGGCAGCCTTCCGACAGCCAGCTTGCAGTGGCATCAAAGTTCGTGCCCCTGCTCTACTCCGTGCTCGACTGGGCTCAGGGCACTGCGGGCAATTCGCCAACGCTCACCGTGGGCGATGCCATTGCCGCTCAATCGGGCTGGCGTGGAGCCGTGCCGGTAAAGAGACCCGATGGCAAGACGGTGACCTGGAAAGTGGATGAGCAGAAGACCTATACTGCGACGGATGTGCCGGGCATCTATGTGATTGGCGAAGGGGACACCGCGCGGTCGGTGGCGGTGAATCTCGCGCCGAATGAAGGACGTTTCGCGCCGATGGATGTGCAGCGACTGGCCGATGCCGGTGTGAAGTTGAAGAGCGCTGGCCCTGTGTCGTCCGGTGCGGCCAAGGATGCTGATGCGGCAGCCGCGGAACGGCGCGTGGAAGACTCCGAGCACGAACAACGTCAAAAGGGCTGGAAAATCCTTCTGCTGGCGGCCCTGCTCGTGCTGCTTCTGGAAACGTGGCTTGCAGGCAGACGGAGCAAGGGAAGCCAGAGTCAACCCACCACCCAGGCCGCATGA